Proteins found in one Vigna radiata var. radiata cultivar VC1973A unplaced genomic scaffold, Vradiata_ver6 scaffold_305, whole genome shotgun sequence genomic segment:
- the LOC106754936 gene encoding TATA-box-binding protein yields MADQGLEGSQPVDLQKHPSGIVPTLQNIVSTVNLDCKLDLKTIALQARNAEYNPKRFAAVIMRIREPKTTALIFASGKMVCTGAKSEQQSKLAARKYARIIQKLGFPAKFKDFKIQNIVGSCDVKFPIRLEGLAYSHGAFSSYEPELFPGLIYRMKQPKIVLLIFVSGKIVLTGAKVRDETYTAFENIYPVLTEFRKNQQ; encoded by the exons ATGGCTGACCAAGGATTGGAAGGGAGCCAGCCGGTGGATCTACAGAAGCATCCTTCTGGGATCGTGCCTACTCTTCA AAATATTGTGTCCACTGTCAATTTGGACTGTAAGTTGGACCTCAAAACAATTGCACTACAAGCTCGTAACGCTGAGTACAATCCCAAG CGTTTTGCTGCTGTTATTATGAGGATAAGAGAGCCGAAAACAACTGCACTTATTTTTGCTTCTGGCAAGATG GTTTGTACTGGAGCTAAGAGTGAACAACAGTCTAAATTGGCAGCCAGGAAG TATGCTCGAATTATCCAAAAGCTTGGTTTCCCAGCCAAATTTAAG GATTTCAAAATTCAGAACATTGTTGGCTCTTGTGATGTCAAGTTCCCCATTCGGCTGGAGGGTCTTGCGTATTCTCATGGTGCTTTCTCAAGT TATGAACCAGAGCTGTTTCCAGGTCTAATCTACCGTATGAAGCAACCTAAAATAGTGTTGCTTATATTTGTCTCTGGAAAAATTGTTCTAACAGGAGCTAAG GTGAGAGATGAGACGTACACTGCCTTTGAAAACATATATCCTGTACTTACCGAAttcaggaaaaaccaacaatg A